From Thalassophryne amazonica chromosome 5, fThaAma1.1, whole genome shotgun sequence:
ttaatttgtaaTAAATGAATTAGGGGGAAAACCACATCATTTacaagatagatttttttttcatataaatgATGCTGTTCCAGATTTAAAAGACATAAAatttcacatttgtttttgtcgtTTCTATTCCCGTTTCTTGTTTTTATTTTCGCTCATTGAACCAGTTTGAAGCTCTGCTATCTGGTGAATGATCTGTTTAACAAAGCAGGAGAGAACATTTTGTTCAAGGAGGTTGTTAGTTTGTTAGTGGACGAACTgcctttgttcatgtgtggtgaatTCCATTCAGTCTCGTCACGTTGTCTGGAAAAACCACCTGCATGATGCTGCTAATCAACACAACATCAGAACATACTGTACCTGGTCAGTCCCAGTGTCATGGGCGGGCCTTAGGGTGCCTGGCCTGTTCTCAGAGCCAGGTGGACACGCCCTGGATGGACGAGTCTGTCAGTCATCCACCTaccataaaacaaacaacaacaacaaaaaacctcgcAGGTGTCTATGATTAGACACCTCcctctctagctgccaccttatcgtggtgggggagtttgcatacccggatgatcctaggagctatgttgtcgggggctttgtgccccttgtagggtctcccaaggcaaacaggtcctaggtgacgggtcagactaagggcagtttagaacctccatgaccagtaaaaaatcaagaaccgagacgtcgcccggtatggcggagccggggccccaccctggtgcCAGgtttggggttggggcttgcgcgcaAGCGCCtgttggtcgggccttagcccatggggcccggctgggctcagcctgaaagagcgacgtgggccccccctcctgtgggttcaccacctgcagagggggccatgggggtcgggtgcagagaggattgggtggcggtcgagggcgggttgtCAAGTGGcccggtccgtgctcacagcccctggctgttgggacgtggaatgtcacctcgctgggggggaaggagcctgagcttgtgcgggaggttgagagataccgactagagatagtcgggctcacctccactcacagcttgggctctggtacccaacttctggagaggggctggacgcttcatttttctggcgttttccacggggagaggcggagagctggggtcgcattgcttattgctccccagctcagtcgccatgtgttggagtttactccagtgaatgtgagggtcgcgtccctacgccttcggctCTGGGACAGgactctcaccgttgtctcagcctatgggccgagcggcagtgcagagtacccggccttcttggagtcactgggaggggtactagatagcgctccgactggagactccattgttctcctgggggatttcaatgcccacgtgggcggtgacagtgagacctggaggggggtgattgggaagcacggcctccccgatctgaacctgagtggtgttcagttgttggacttctgtgctagtcacagtctgtccatcacgaacaccgtgTTCAAGTACAAGGGTGTccttaagtgcatgtggcaccagaacaccctgagccggaggtcaatgatcgactttgtagtcgtatcatctgaccttcggccatgtgtctcggacactggagtgaagagaggggcagagctgtcgaccgatcaccacctggtggtgagttggatccactgggagtggaggaagccggtcagacctggcaggcccaaacgtatcgtgagggtctgctgggaatgactggcggaaccctctgtcagcgaggtcttcaactcccacctccgggagagcttctcccagatgccgggggaggttggagacatggagtccgagtggaccatgttctccacctccattgttgatgcggccgctcgtagctgtggtcacaaggtctctggtgcctgtcgcggcggcaatccccgagccCAGTGGTGgatgctggaagtaagggatgcagtcaagctgaagaaggagtcctacttatctttgttggtaggtgggaccacggaggcagctgacaggtaccggcaggccaagcgtgccgcagcccgtgccgtcgtagaggcaaaaactcgggtctgggaggagttcagggaggccatggaggaggactatcggtcggcctcgaagagattctggcaaaccgtccggcacctcaggaggcggaagcagctctccaccagcactgtttacggtgcgggtggggagctgtttaccctgactggggatgttgtcgggcggtggaaggaatacttcgaggatctcctcaatcccatcttcacgtcttccgaagaggaagcagagactggggacccagaggcggactcatccattactcaGGCCGAAGTCacggaggtggttagaaagctcctcggtggcaaggctcctgggatggatgaaatctgtcctgagtaccttaagtctctggatgttgtgggactgtcttggttgacatgcctctgcaacatcgcgtggcgatcggggacagtgcctctggattggcagaccggggtggtggtccctctgtttaagaagggggaccagagggtgtggtgaggtctattccagagtactggagaggagaattcggccGATGGTCGATCCTcggattcagattcagattcagattcagaaaactttattgatcccagagggcaaTTCGTTTGCAGCATTCCAGAACAGTTCTTGCATACACACAACATACTACCATCCATTTCAATTACAAGTGGAACTCTGGTGGAACAATAAAAGTTATACGACATTTAAAAAAACCCAGTCCCCTTAAAGTTCATCAATTTAATAGCAGACGGCACAAAGGAATTTGAGAAACGATTAGTTTTCCGAGCTGGAGCATAAAAACGATACCCTGAAGGCATCAAGATGAATTCTGGAGTCAAAGGATGGAGCGGCTGAGCcaggagacactttgctttactcAGCACCTGTTGCTCCCACAGCGACTGCAAGTCTCTCAATTTAACGCCTGTGATTTTAGAACAGGTTTTGACAATGCCCTgcagtttgtttttgtccttcacAGACAGGGattgaaaccagcagataaaagaaaacaTCAGTAAACTTTCAATAAAAGAACAAtaaaaattggttaaaatagTTTTACTCACATTAAAAGAGTTCAGCTTCCTCAGAAGGTAAGTTCTTTGCTGCCCTTTTTTAACAGTGCTGTCAGTGTTCAGGTCAAACTTCAATTTATCATCAATCACAgtgcccaggtacttgtagctacTGACAATCTCTACATTTTCCCCGCTAATGACACTAACACTGTGAGGTGAAGCACGTCTAAAATCCATCACCATGTCTTTAGTTTTTAAAACATTCAGATCAAGGTAATTGTCCTCGCACCACTGAACAAACTGCCCCAGAACAGGACCATGATCCACCTCATCTCCTGACAATAATGAGACCAGGACTGTGTCGTCTGAAAATTTAATCAGAAATCTGTTCTCCTCAGAAGACCTGCAGCTGTTTGTGTACAGAATAAAGAGGAGAGGAGacaggacacagccctgaggagaccCGGTGTTAGAGATGGTGGGAGGAGACAAGCAACCATTAACCAAAACACGCTGGACCCGATCAGTGATTcagaaggagcagtgtggtttttgtcctggtcgcggcacactggaccagctctacacgctccatcgggtgctcgagggttcatgggagttcgcccaaccagtccacatgtgttttgtggatctgggaaggcgttcgaccgtgtccctcggggcaccctgtggagggtgctccgggagtacggggtctggggtcctttgctaagggctatccggtccctgtacgaccacagcaggagcttggtttgcattaccggtagtaagtcaaacctgtttccagtgcacgttggcctccaccagggctgccctttgtcaccggttctgttcattatttttatggacagatttTCTAGGCGCGGCCAGGGTgtggagggggtctggtttgggaaccacagaatctcgtctctgctgtttgcggacgatgtggttctgttggcttcatcaaatcaggaccttcagcatgcactggggcggtttgcagccgagtgtgaagcatccggcatgaaaatcagcacctccaaatccgaggccatggttctcgaccggaaaaaggtgctttgccctcttcaggtcggtggagtgtccttgcctcaagtggaggagtttaagtatctcggggtcttgttcgcgAGTGAGGGACgggtggagtgtgagatcgatagacggatcggtacagcatctgcagtgatgcggtcgctgtatcggaccgtcgtggtgaagagagagctgagtaggggggcaaagttctcgatttaccgatcgatctacgtttccgatcctcacctatggtcatgagatttggctcatgaccgaaagaacgagatcgcgagtacaagcggccgagatgagtttcctccgcagggtggctgggcactcccttagagatagggtgaggagctcggtcactcgggaggagctcggagtcgagccgctgctcctccacatcgaaaggagtcagttgaggtggctcgggaatctcttccggatgtcccctggacgcctcgctggagaggtgtaccGGGCATGtcacattgggaggaggccccgggaaagacccaggacacgctggagggactacatctctcggttggcttggcaacaccttggggttcccccggaggagctgggggaggtgtgtgtggatcgggaggtctgggcggctttgcttgagctgctgcccccgcaactcgactccggataaagcggaagaaaatggatggatggatggatggatggtgtgtATGATTACAATCAATCTGTACAAATTTCCAGTGTAGATTAGTTATAATAATATTGATTCACACAGGCAAACCTTTTGTAATTCAGGCTCCTCATGCTGTCAGGGGATTTCTTAGTTTCCAGAGAAGAATCCATCCCATCCCCTTCAAAATACAAGTTGCCCTTCAATGAAAGACTGCAGGAAAGTGGATCCAGTGGAGTACAGAAAGAAAACTACTTCTTTTCTgatatttccacattttttattcaCGTGAGTGCCAAAAAATTactgtttttaaaaatacaacaTATGACTTGTTTCTCAGATTAAGTCAACAAGCTTTTTGAAATTAGCCAATAACTATTTTATCAAGTGGGTCATATGTTGAGCAAAAAGAACATTTTGTTCATGAGGGCTGGAGGGCGGAGTCACAGCATGTGAATATCTGATCAAGCACACAATCAAAACTACATCGGAACATTCCGCACTGCGCTGCGCCTGCTGCAAAAATGATATTTCAAAACAAAAGCTCCCACACATGAACTGCACAAGTTTTGTTCAataattataaaatacatctcaATAACTAGAAACTCTTCAAATAATGCTCAGACCCTCTATGATCAACACCAGGATGCTGCCAATCTCATAACATCATGAAATCATGATACAACATCATGAAACTTAAAAGAAAAGACCAAACTGTGAAGACCTGTTCTCATATTCATGTCTGTGCATCCTGGATGTTCACCATCTGTTCCGATTATAAATGCATTATGTAGAATGAACTGAAAGTTAAATATAGTCATCAAGGActatttccataaaaaaaaaaattatgtgtcaGAACCACTTTCGATTCATACTCTTTTCCAGTATGACTGAACAGATTTAATCTGTAAAACAATCTGTACATGTCAAAGAAGATTCCATTTCATGATATCACGGGTACTTCAGCAAAATGTAACTTGTCCCCACCCCCTTCACTGTTTGTCTTCTCTGTGCGCATGTGTGCTGAAGTCTTTATATTCAGCCAACAGTCACAGTTCTGATACAGAGAGAACACATTTTTCGACACCTGAAGAAAATTAATCTTCTTCGTCAGGATGGTGAAGCAGAGAGACAATAACAGGAACTCTGGTGAGACGATGTCTTCATAAATAAAGCTGAgctataaataataattaaaaatatcaGATGAGTATTTAATAGAATTTCATAAAGACAGAAGaaagtttttgttcttttttcaacCTGACTAACAGCAGCACAGCTTATTGCATTGAAATAAAGAAGAAGATTTAATACTTTCAGGTTTTATGTTGGATGGGTTGATGTGATCTACCTGACTGGGATAAGTTCAGGAAATGTGTCCTGAAGAATCAGTCTGCATCACTAACTAAACAATGTTTTTATTCCCCCTTTCTGTGTTTTTGTCCAGTGAGCACACACAGGTGTGGAGTGTCCTGTTTAGGTCCTCTGTCCTTCCACACTCAGGCTGTAGGGGACATGATCCGCCTCAGCATGGGGGGTCGATTCGCAGAGAGAAGTAACGAGAACTTCAAGGACGGTCTGGTGTTCAGCAGTCGCCCACTGAAGGTTCAGGAGAAGGTTCGTCTCAGAGTACAAAACGTTTTAGAAAACTGGAGTGGATCCCTGCGTGTGGGCTTCACCAACGTGCCTCCAACATCCAGAACTCTGCCTCTGCCCAACATGGCCATTCCTAAACTCACCAACACCCCTGGGCACTGGGCCGCTCCCCTAAGTGCAGTCCACTGTGGGCCTGGTTCAGAACTGGAGTTCTGGGTCTCTGCTGGTGGTTCCTTGTACTTCACAAGCAACAAGAGCAGCCAGCAGGAGCTTCTGACAGGAGTGGACCTGAGCAAACCCCTGTGGGCCATGATCGATATCTACGGACAGACCTGCTCTGTTTTCTTACTGGGTAAGTTTGCTCTCGGAACCACATCTCACGTGGACAACGTCATTTGAACGATGTCATAACAAGATAAAATGTCACTGTTGTTCTTCACTGCAGGATCAGAGAAAAAGGAGATGTTTCACACCAGAAAGTCCTGTCCTGTGCCAGAATACCTCGCCCCGCCTGATGTTGACAAAGACAAGCACGTCCCATTACATGTCCAAGAACCTCCATCAGGTAAAATATGTCAAGAGTTCAGTTTCCATGTTTCACTTGAAGGTTTCAAACCAACAGTCTGTTGGTGAAATCAGCCGTTGTGTTCCAGGAACAGAAGTTGGCACATATTTGCTTCTCTGTGTGTGATGTAGGTTGTAATTGTCTCTCTTGTGTTTTTGGTGCAGACGCTGAAATGGACTGTGTGGTGTGCATGGCTGAAGAGGCCACAGTCACTCTGAACTGTGGTCACCAGTGTCTGTGTGTCCGCTGCGCCTCCAGAGTCATTCAGGAGTTTGGTACCTGCCCACTGTGTCGGCAGACGATCCAAAGTCCATCAGTGGGGGGGCGGTGTGTTCTCAACGTGTTCCACACAACAAGACACTGTCACACAGTGCAGGTGACCTCTTGAAGGACTGGAACAAAGACAGACTGAAGAAAACGTGTTGAAAAGTGACAAACTACTTTGAACAAGTCCTGGTACGTTCCAGTGATTCAGGACACGCTGCAGTGTGGCTGCTTCCTGATTTGATCCAACCAGGAACAactgtcagctgtgtgtgtgtgtgtgtgtgtgtgtatgtattttgaGTTCAGATAAATACAGAATAATGCATCATTTAAATCCCATGGGTTTGTTTTATGACTTCTGACTTCTAAAaacaaatatatttttatttgtaattttatTGCAAAAATGTcaatcaaagacatttttattgattttatctcaTGGCCCACCAGCAGTACCTTCATGTCCCCACAGGGGGCcatggcccacactttgggaataacTGCTACATAAGTTTGGTATGAGAAAAACCTCAGACGTTATGGCTGATATTTAATATTAAAGTCTTTTGTGAAGATAATGTTTTACTTACCTTGCAAATATGTAAAAAAACTGTACAGCAAGTTTTTAACTTAATACTTGTTTTCTCTATATGTTTTTATACTTGCTATACTTTTATATTAAATGGGTTGGTATGAAAATAAACTTTTCATCAAACAACACactagtttttttctgttttaattcCCCACTGTACTttcatagtgttcagaatagtagtaagtcccttcggctgctcccttgtttgcacttggggtcgccacagcaaatccaaggtggatctgcatgttgaattggcacaaggtgtacgccggatgcccttcctgacgcaactccatgtaatgtggagttgcgtatgTTAATATGTGCAACATGTGGGAAAATCTTCATACAGATTATATTTGTTGATGTACACaatgatgtttatatatatatatatatatatatatatatatatatatatataaactctcaTAACTGTCATCCTCCAACAGTGGTCAATGGTCATAATGACGTTGGCTGCTATTACTCTCATCCAGTCTTTGCTTTTCAATTGTTTTTTCTGCATAGTTTAGCAAAATGTCAGACAAGTTAATCTGCAATAAAGCTGTTGTTTTACATGTTGCATTCTTCTACCAGGTACAGTATGTTCTATGCAGGTGGCTTTTCCAGACAAAGTGACATGACTGAAATGGAATTCACTACACCTGCACAAAGGCAGTTTGTCCACTAACAACCTCCTTGAACAAAATGTTCTCTCCTGCTTTGTTAGATCATTCACGAGATAGCAGAGCTTCGAACTAGTTCAAGgagcaaaaaatgaataaaaatgagaAATCGGAATAAGAAACAACAAAATCAAAACCTGAAATTTTATATCTTTTAAATCTGGAACAGTAtcatttatttgaaaaaaaattctATATGTTAAATGATTATTGTTTTGCCCACTCATTTATTAcaaattaagggccccttcacaaataaTACGAATAAATACAACTCAGTGTGACTCACGGCGGAACGGCTGATATatgtgaaccacaaaaacatcgagctgacgggcaggatgccactgcgatggtttcgtgcatgcgggaacacagtgcgagcaggtgctgtgaaaataaaaaaatacatgccacctacaggatttgaacctgcactttccaaaagctttgattgccagccagaaactttaccactgagctagcaTCACTGTCCTTTGGTGCACgacaatgcctgatatcaagaaattaagaaaaaataaaaccacactccacctaaaacaccacattttattgaatccctcctatcaagtgaacaatacaagtatgattcatgtgttcctctgtagatgacccatggtcacagatgtacagtcatgaaatgacatgaatgagaagccgttcgctcttatcatgtccacatctactggcggcgtgtccagccggcccaggGCGCGTGTCCGGGCCATCACGCATGTCTTGTGTATGGcatgccgcaggacagacactgcgtcatgtggaacagagctcacatgggtggcgTGATATTCAGATCGCcgactgtgtgttatgatctgacgctgCGTTTCACctcgggtagcctgtcaatgtgtgcaccgTGCACAGGCTTGCTGCAGTcctttgcaacagcgatatatttttatgtatgtccacgtgagtgttgggaaagtgtaggaacacggacccacaacagggggcgcaaatgaacggacaatggagaaagtcaaatcacaaagttttactgttgtgaactcacacaacaaacacaacagattacaaatacagcagtaaccgaattccaaaggtgtcgtgtgggcaggctcgacgataggagacgtctgtccgagtcgaaccggaaccacccgatttcctctgccaccgaaccccggggatactagagccgccaagtcccgaaccccaggtggccactgcctccgctcgtcggatccggtactgctggcaaggaacagaaacaatcaggtgtgggtgcggctgcacccagcaacacacagggtggaaacaccacctctacctcttctcaaaaacaacactgaaggactggaaggtgagtacttatctagtcacgtccaacactgtcttcagctgaccttgagcacaagcaaaaagtattaactcttagaatagagtaactggctgagttcgttacctccttggtagagcgatatctcggcaatgaggtagagatgccgtcctgctgatatacgtccctgttgatggatatcagctgtctcgtctcaggtgatgggtgacagctgtcaccctggctgctcctgtgaggcggcagcgccctctggtgcctggagcccgcactccagacagggcgccctctggtggtggtgggccagcagtacctcctcttcagcggcccacacaacagtgaggcCAGCAAGCAGGcacatgcgcatcacagtggacagttgtcagttcatgtccgtccaaacacaggatgtgttctccagctgggacttccacaaccacagatctccacagcctctCCTGTGGGCAGAcatacctcctgtcagttcaacgcagacatcagtgtgtcactgtgtctgtttgcaaatccACACTCATGAGgccatttagacaaatttcacatccagcttgacagtgatcgtctgctgacggTTGTCATGCTAaatagtgcaactggccacacattttctaagtgccaagtgagcggtgttcatgtgtgtcatctggaatttggccgacacatgcagcgagagggttcgatgggctctcaaatcaaatcaaatcaaatcagttttatttatatagcaccaaatcacaacaaacagttgccccaaggtgcttatattgtaaggcaaagccataaaatagttacggaaaaaccccaacggtca
This genomic window contains:
- the LOC117510278 gene encoding E3 ubiquitin-protein ligase NEURL3-like; the protein is MVKQRDNNRNSVSTHRCGVSCLGPLSFHTQAVGDMIRLSMGGRFAERSNENFKDGLVFSSRPLKVQEKVRLRVQNVLENWSGSLRVGFTNVPPTSRTLPLPNMAIPKLTNTPGHWAAPLSAVHCGPGSELEFWVSAGGSLYFTSNKSSQQELLTGVDLSKPLWAMIDIYGQTCSVFLLGSEKKEMFHTRKSCPVPEYLAPPDVDKDKHVPLHVQEPPSDAEMDCVVCMAEEATVTLNCGHQCLCVRCASRVIQEFGTCPLCRQTIQSPSVGGRCVLNVFHTTRHCHTVQVTS